Proteins found in one Miscanthus floridulus cultivar M001 chromosome 4, ASM1932011v1, whole genome shotgun sequence genomic segment:
- the LOC136549172 gene encoding peroxidase 2-like yields the protein MREDTHQQGLVFSHPNHNHLRIQNQTVKIDHRLVSCGPCYIRAPPSVKFASGVVVANHTQSGANAKKLDAKLAALVALLALLGPVACHGASIICQGGWVRPVPSLLGGGLVCPGNLTSYPLKKSPAPSATALKVGLIRLFFHDCFVRGCDASVLLRNTSCSSDPTEMFGLPNINSLRGFEVIDAAKAALEAACPGVVSCADTLAFAARDASSVLSGGRISSFAMPAGRHDGRVSLANETTDNLPGPFCDLDALNNFFAAKGLDTNDMVTLSGAHTIGQARCAFVSNRTDMNATLAKDLKDKCRSGGNTKVALDYKTPDTMDVQYYQNVNDDDVVLDSDAALSSPQTKPLVDTYAAGSSGNLWETKFAAAMVKMGSIEVKTSPGADAEIRMKCSIYN from the exons ATGAGGGAAGACACGCACCAGCAGGGTCTAGTATTTTCACACCCAAATCACAACCACCTCCGGATTCAAAATCAGACGGTCAAAATAGATCATCGGTTGGTCAGCTGCGGTCCCTGCTACATCCGCGCGCCGCCTTCGGTGAAATTCGCATCCGGCGTCGTCGTCGCCAAC CACACACAATCTGGTGCAAATGCAAAGAAGTTGGATGCCAAGCTTGCCGCCCTCGTCGCCTTGCTTGCGTTGCTCGGGCCAGTGGCTTGCCATGGCGCCAGCATCATTTGCCAGGGCGGGTGGGTTCGCCCAGTCCCATCGCTCCTGGGCGGCGGGCTGGTCTGCCCCGGAAACCTGACCTCTTACCCCCTGAAGAAGAGCCCTGCCCCCTCAGCGACAGCGCTCAAGGTAGGGCTCATCCGCCTcttcttccacgactgcttcgtccGGGGGTGCGACGCCTCCGTCCTCCTCAGGAACACGAGCTGCTCCAGCGATCCCACGGAGATGTTCGGCCTGCCCAACATAAACAGCCTCCGCGGCTTCGAGGTGATCGACGCGGCCAAGGCGGCGCTGGAGGCGGCCTGCCCTGGCGTCGTCTCGTGCGCCGACACCCTCGCGTTCGCCGCCCGCGACGCGTCCAGCGTGCTCAGCGGCGGCAGGATCAGCTCCTTCGCGATGCCCGCCGGCCGCCACGACGGGCGCGTTTCGCTCGCCAACGAGACCACGGACAACCTGCCCGGCCCGTTCTGCGACCTCGACGCGCTCAACAACTTCTTCGCCGCCAAGGGCCTCGACACCAACGACATGGTCACCCTCTCCGGGGCGCACACCATCGGCCAAGCCCGCTGCGCGTTCGTCTCCAACCGGACGGACATGAACGCCACCCTCGCCAAGGATCTCAAGGACAAGTGCAGGAGCGGCGGCAACACGAAGGTGGCGCTGGACTACAAAACCCCTGACACCATGGACGTCCAGTACTACCAGAACGTGAACGACGATGACGTGGTGCTGGACTCGGACGCTGCGCTGAGCTCGCCGCAAACGAAGCCGCTGGTGGATACCTACGCCGCCGGTTCTTCGGGAAATCTGTGGGAGACCAAGTTCGCGGCAGCGATGGTGAAGATGGGCAGCATCGAGGTCAAGACCAGCCCCGGTGCGGACGCCGAGATCAGGATGAAGTGCTCTATTTACAACTAG